The following is a genomic window from Bacteroidota bacterium.
GAACCACAAACGGGGGAACAACCTGGACTGCACAATCAAGCGGAACTTCAAACACTCTGTTTGGAGTTTCCTTTACCAATTCAAATATTGGGACGGCTGTTGGTCGTGAAGGCACAATTCTCAGAACAACAAATGGAGGGACAACCTGGTCTTTACAACCAAGCGGAACAACAAACCAAATATATAGTGTCTCCTTTACTGATACTAATTATGGGACGGCTGTTGGTGATATAGGTACAATACTCAGAACTACGAACGGAGGAACAACATGGACTTTACTCCCAGGGCCAGATCATTGGCTGATGAGTGTCTCATTTACAGATGCTAATAATGGGACTGTTGTAGGTGGTGGGGATTTTAATGTGACATCAATAATCCTCCGTACTATAGATGGTGGAACGACCTGGACAGAACAATCAAGCGCAATAACCGGCCGGTGGTTGACTAAGGTCTCCTTTGCTGATGCAAATTGCGGGATAGCCGTTGGTTTAATGGGTGCAATTATTAGGACAACAAACGGTGGAAAAACTTGGACTTCACAATCAAGCGGAACAACAGCCTGGCTGGAGGATGTCGTCTTTATTGACGCAAATACCTGGATAGCAGTTGGTAATCCAGGAGGTATGATCCTCAGAACCACAAACGATGGGACAACCTGGACTTCACAATCAATACAACCAATCGGAAAAGTATACGCTTTGTATGGTGTCTCCTTTACCGATCCAAATAATGGGACGATTGTTGGTGGTGTTTGGAATGGCATAGATTATGACGCCTTAATTTTCAGAACCACAGACGGCGGGACAACCTGGCAGAAACAATTCAGCGGGACAACTGGCGATCTGCATGGCGTCTCTTTTTACGACGCAAATAACGGAACGGCTGTTGGTGAATATTTGAATGGCTCATATTATGAGGGCTTTATTCTCAGAACCACTAATGGAGGAAATACATGGACTATAAATTCAACGGCAATAACAAATGGTTTGACATGCGTTAACTTTAGTGATGCAAATAACGGGGCGACAGTGGGTTGTGAAGGTATAATACTAAGAACTACTGACGGTGGGGAAACCTGGATTGAACAATTAAGCGGAACAACAGAAGTTTTGTATGATGTTTACTTTTCCGATGCAAATATCGGGACAATAGTAGGTTTCCAGGGCACAATCCTTAGAACAATAAACGGAGGAACAACCTGGTCTTTACAATCAAGTGGAACAAAAAATTCTTTAGATGGTGTCTGTTTTACCGATGCAATTC
Proteins encoded in this region:
- a CDS encoding YCF48-related protein, giving the protein MIKLSFLFFFTLISGFSFAQWTWINPLPQGNPLYNVKFISTTSGWAVGQCGTILKTTNGGADWALQSSGTTNVLLGVSFSDANTGTAVGIYGPILRTTNGGTTWAPQSSGTTQHLYGVSFTDTNNGTAVGDGGTILRTTNGGTTWTLQSSGTLNLLLSISFIDANYGTVVGDGGTILRTTNGGTTWTAQSSGTSNTLFGVSFTNSNIGTAVGREGTILRTTNGGTTWSLQPSGTTNQIYSVSFTDTNYGTAVGDIGTILRTTNGGTTWTLLPGPDHWLMSVSFTDANNGTVVGGGDFNVTSIILRTIDGGTTWTEQSSAITGRWLTKVSFADANCGIAVGLMGAIIRTTNGGKTWTSQSSGTTAWLEDVVFIDANTWIAVGNPGGMILRTTNDGTTWTSQSIQPIGKVYALYGVSFTDPNNGTIVGGVWNGIDYDALIFRTTDGGTTWQKQFSGTTGDLHGVSFYDANNGTAVGEYLNGSYYEGFILRTTNGGNTWTINSTAITNGLTCVNFSDANNGATVGCEGIILRTTDGGETWIEQLSGTTEVLYDVYFSDANIGTIVGFQGTILRTINGGTTWSLQSSGTKNSLDGVCFTDAIHGIVVGQGGTILRTSNGGSTFIEESKSLESTFSIYPNPATDKITISKNGKSAGETIVSILNINGELLTQETFRNQDMIEKDVSMLVKGIYLVKIQTKEGIESKKLVIQ